Sequence from the Dehalococcoidia bacterium genome:
CTCCCGTGTGCCCTCGCGCACCACTACGTGATCTTCAGCCAGTAGAATCTTAATCTTTGACATTTCTCTTACCTCCATGACGGGATTTGACCATTATATGCCATTATGGGTCATATTTCAACAGGTCTATTTTATCGGTAATTCAAGGCTGATTGTAGTTCCTTTATTCCGGTTCGATTTAATTGATAGAGTCGCTCCGATGAGTTGTGCGCGTTCATACATTCCTGCAATCCCTAACTTGCCGAGTTTGGTTAATCTGGAGATTTGCTTGGGTGGGGTAAATCCTTTGCCGTCATCGATTATGCTCAACGTGGCTGTTTTTCTTGTGAATTTAAGATTTACCTGTATCTGCGATGCCTGTGCGTGGCGTCCGGCGTTTGTCAGTGATTCCTGGACTATGCGGAACATGGACAGTGTTGTATCGGGGTCAAGGCTGCGCTCAGAGCCGATGATAGATGTATTTATCGGGATTCCGAATCGGTTGGACATGTCGGCCGTGAGCCACTCCAGCGCGGGCACCAGGCCCAGATCGTCCAGTACCGATGGACGCAGGTCGCGCGTGAATTGACGGACGCTTTTAAGAATCGTATCAACTTTTTGTCTCGCCGCCTCTATTTTCCTTCTGCTGTCCCTAAAATCTTCTTCCGGCTTTATTTTTAATTCGGTCAAATCGTCCATATCACGCGAGAGCGTAATCAGTTCCTGTATAGTGTCATCGTGCAACTCGCGGGCTATGCGCTTCCGTTCCTCTTCCTGCGCCCTTGTTATTTGTGTAACATAGAACTTCAGTTCCTCTTTGCTCTTCTCGAGCTTTTCCGCCCACTGTTTTCGCTCGGTGATGTCCTCTATGGTAGACTGTATTGCCGGTTGCCCTTTATATGTAATACGTTTGGCGTATGTTTCAAGCTGACGCTTCGTTCCATCTTTTCTAATCATTCTATATTCATGTCTGGGCATCATCTTTTCGCCCTGCAGCCTTCTTTTGACGCGCTCTACGTACGCCTCTCTATCTTCGGGATGAATTGTATCCAGCAATTCTTCAGGAGACATGTTATATAGCTCTTTTAGGCTGTAGCCGTTTATCTTTGCCAGACCGTTGTTGGCGAATACTATGCGACCATTTTGAAGGATGCATATGCCCTGCTCCGATTGTTCCACCAGAGTTCGGTATTTAGCCTCCGATTCCATGAGTGCCTGTTCAATGCGTTTGCGCTCGGTTATATCCCTTATTACGTTTACTATCGCTGAAGGCTTGCCTTCGGCGTCACATATCATGGCGCCTGACACCTCGGCATCGAACTCTTTTCCTTCTTTATCGACAAGCCTGTATTCGGTAGTGATGCCGATGCCTTTCTGCAATACATTGAACATATCGTTTCTGGCGCGGTCGCGATCCGTTTCAGAAATAAACAGCAGCCCGTTGCGCCCGATCGCTTCTTCTTTCTTGCTGAATCCCGAGAACCGAAGCCCGGCCTCATTCATGTCCAGAATATTTCCTTTAAGGTCGGTAACTGTGATGCCGTCTCCAATGGAATTGTATATGGCACGGAGCTTTTCCTCAGATTCTCGCAGCGCTTCCTCCATGCGCTTGCGCTCGGTGATGTCACGTATTGTATTGACTATAGCGATTGTTTCCCCCGGGCTGTTGCGAAGCACGGAACCCCTTACTTCAGCGTCGAACTCCCTGCCGTTTCTGTCAACCAGCCTGTATTCTCCGGACATCCCGACCCCGGTGGCCAGTACCTTAGCGATATCGTTGATAACCCTGTCCCGTTCGGCCTCCGCAATGAAGTTCAATGCGTCGCGATTAGTTAACTGGTCTTTGCTTTCATAGCCGAATAACCTGGCGTCTGCCGTATTCACGTCGATCAATTTACCGTTGAGGTCTATAACGGCTATGCCGTCGGCTATAGATTCGAATGTGGCGCGCAGCTTCTCTTCGGATTCTCTTAATGCTTCTTCCATCCGTTTGCGTTCGGTTATATCACGCATGACAACAAGGATATCGGTAGGATTTCCCTTGGAGTCCTTCAATAGAGCGGTGCTGAGTTCCGCCTGGAACTCTCCGTCTGGGTGGTGCTTAAATGTCCATGATCTGCCGGTAACAAGTCCTTCGCTGAAGAGTTGGATCATATCATTCATGGCAAGGTCATAGTCTTCCTCGGCCATGAAATCGAAGCCGTTCATTCCCAGAACGTCTTCTTTATTATCAAATCCGAATAGACGCAGCACGGCTTTGTTGGCGTCTTTCACTTTCCCTTCGAGGTCGGTTACTACGACGCCGTCTGCCATGGATGCGAACATCGTGCGGAGCTTCTCCTCGGAATTTCTGAGCGCCTCTTCCATCAACTTGCGCTCGGTGATATCCCGGGCGATGCCCATGACTTCCAGTTCGCCCTTTTTTCTAATCGGGAAGCTCACTGCCTCCACGGTGAACCTGCCGCCGCCCTTTCTCATAAGCTGGACTTCATAGGGATATCCGCTCCTCCCCTCTTCGATGCCTTTCAATCCCGCCATCACGTCTTCTATCTGATCCGGCGGCAGGATGCCGGTTTCCAGTATGTTATTTCCAATAATCTCGTCGCGCGAGTATCCGCTTATCTCCAGGGCTTTTTTATTGATGTCTGTAAAGCACCCCTTCATATTGTGCGCAAAAATAATATCGGGCACGTTTTCAAAAAATACTCTAAGCCTTTCTTCGCTCTCGCGCAGCTTTTCATAAGTGACGGCTAGCTCGGAAGTACGTTCCTCCACCATCTTTTCCAGGTTAGCCTTGTAGTCATTTAACTCCCCCTCGATACGTTTGCGCTCACTGATGTCCGTGATGCTTATAATTAGGCCGGTGGGCTTTCCAGGGCCGTCGCTCAATACAGTGGCGATGGCTTCTACTTCGTATTCCGCCCCGTCATTTTTTAAAGCTGTAAACTCCTGAATAACGCTCTTTCCCGCCTGGAAAGCTTCTATCATCGCTGCGATTATCCGGGGGCGGTCCTTTTCCGCGATGATACCGATCCCGTTGCGTCCTATCATTTCCTCCTTACTGTATCCACAAAGCCGGAGCCCAAAGTCATTGACCTCTACGACTTTGCCTTCCATATCGGTGACAGTGATGCCGACTCCTACGGAATTAAATATCTGCCGTATCTTCTCCTCGCTTTGCCGCAACTTCTGTTCCATTTGTTTGCGTTCTGTGATATCCCGCAGGACACTAACAAGGCCTACCGGTCTGCCCGCAGAATCGTACAACACGGTTGCTCGTGCTTCAGCAGGGAACTCTCTGCCGTCCTTGGTCAGCGAAGAGTACTCTCTCAGACCGCTGCGGCCTGTATTGAATGTGTTAAGCATGTCTTGCACGGCCCTGGCGCGGTCTCTCTCAGCCAGCAGTTCCAGCCCAAATTTTCCTATGAAT
This genomic interval carries:
- a CDS encoding PAS domain S-box protein produces the protein MGDNNKSREQLAEELSQARRRIAELETSRGDEFRTLPVGYDTFKVFFDSATDSFSIWDSNMKMVYINDITLEKYYPAGTTRADIIGKHFTELIPGSVESGRYERYLNVLKTGEPVYIDEFQPHTRFGDMYLSIKVFKIENGLGVITTDITERKRMEQELRASQQRLTALIDNAPDIIFSYDSVGRFISVNRRAEELLGYTGKELSGKTFRESNIFTPESLDKAERRIKSFEQGQITTPTPYEIVAKNGTRIFVEARALPILQHNETEIIAIARDITERRKTEDALRQSEEKLRAVFESIGDSITVVDLNGNIIDLNDAALKLFGCKSKEEVLGMSGLTFIVEENRPPVIEAIPVRCVQYRFKRMDGSTFWGETSSDILRDKSGDITGFIGIVRDISDRKKTEESLRHSEEKFRVIFKSIADGISVIDLTTGKVIDTNEAALRMFNFDREDVIGMNAYELIAEKDRQRAMEDLVNTLQTGDSGLAEWCLLGKGGTEHDCEARASVIRDESWNPLYLVNVMRDITERKKMGEKLRQSEETLRRVFDSIDDGVSVTDLEGNVLDVNEKALELSGYNRDEFIGKFGLELLAERDRARAVQDMLNTFNTGRSGLREYSSLTKDGREFPAEARATVLYDSAGRPVGLVSVLRDITERKQMEQKLRQSEEKIRQIFNSVGVGITVTDMEGKVVEVNDFGLRLCGYSKEEMIGRNGIGIIAEKDRPRIIAAMIEAFQAGKSVIQEFTALKNDGAEYEVEAIATVLSDGPGKPTGLIISITDISERKRIEGELNDYKANLEKMVEERTSELAVTYEKLRESEERLRVFFENVPDIIFAHNMKGCFTDINKKALEISGYSRDEIIGNNILETGILPPDQIEDVMAGLKGIEEGRSGYPYEVQLMRKGGGRFTVEAVSFPIRKKGELEVMGIARDITERKLMEEALRNSEEKLRTMFASMADGVVVTDLEGKVKDANKAVLRLFGFDNKEDVLGMNGFDFMAEEDYDLAMNDMIQLFSEGLVTGRSWTFKHHPDGEFQAELSTALLKDSKGNPTDILVVMRDITERKRMEEALRESEEKLRATFESIADGIAVIDLNGKLIDVNTADARLFGYESKDQLTNRDALNFIAEAERDRVINDIAKVLATGVGMSGEYRLVDRNGREFDAEVRGSVLRNSPGETIAIVNTIRDITERKRMEEALRESEEKLRAIYNSIGDGITVTDLKGNILDMNEAGLRFSGFSKKEEAIGRNGLLFISETDRDRARNDMFNVLQKGIGITTEYRLVDKEGKEFDAEVSGAMICDAEGKPSAIVNVIRDITERKRIEQALMESEAKYRTLVEQSEQGICILQNGRIVFANNGLAKINGYSLKELYNMSPEELLDTIHPEDREAYVERVKRRLQGEKMMPRHEYRMIRKDGTKRQLETYAKRITYKGQPAIQSTIEDITERKQWAEKLEKSKEELKFYVTQITRAQEEERKRIARELHDDTIQELITLSRDMDDLTELKIKPEEDFRDSRRKIEAARQKVDTILKSVRQFTRDLRPSVLDDLGLVPALEWLTADMSNRFGIPINTSIIGSERSLDPDTTLSMFRIVQESLTNAGRHAQASQIQVNLKFTRKTATLSIIDDGKGFTPPKQISRLTKLGKLGIAGMYERAQLIGATLSIKSNRNKGTTISLELPIK